One part of the Papilio machaon chromosome 5, ilPapMach1.1, whole genome shotgun sequence genome encodes these proteins:
- the LOC106709599 gene encoding probable phospholipid-transporting ATPase IA isoform X7 yields the protein MNNRRLRRDSYQDIAGRDIELSNINYPVQRASYKQRGRLGLRYLWYHAKKWRRMDEDEATASGVSEGPGGAAGDHRIIFVNRPQPQKFVSNTISTAKYSVPSFVPLFLFEQFRRYSNCFFLLIALLQQIPDVSPTGRWTTLTPLVLILSVSAIKEVVEDFKRHRADDETNRRKVEVLRGATWQLVRWQRLQVGDICRVLNNQFFPADLVLLASSEPQGISFIETSNLDGETNLKIRQATPETARLDNLGALADFQATIQCESPNRHLYEFNGMLKETNTRSVPLALDQMLLRGALLRNTAWVHGVVVYTGHETKLMMNSTKAPLKRSSIDKQTNTHILMLFMILLALSLLSAGCSELWARARHTDTDWYLGLDEAQNANFGFNFLTFLILYNNLIPISLQVTAEIVRFFQAKFIAMDGEMYHAESDTPALARTSNLNEELGMVRYVFSDKTGTLTCNVMDFHKCSIAEIIYNRPGPNEKLEDTLLYQNLQRNHPTAPVIREFLTMLAICHTVIPELVDGKINYHAASPDERALVMGAASFGYVFETRTPEGVVVRLGAAGPASFSVLHVLAFTSARKRMSVIVRTPNGQIRLYCKGADSVIYPRLAGGAQQARYAQATLAHLEHFAAEGLRTLVFAVADIPDQVYADWCNTYHKASIAIQDREQKLEEAALLIENNLRLLGATAIEDKLQDGVPETIAALLKANIKVWVLTGDKQETAINIAHSARLIHAAMPLVLLNEDSLDGTRETLSRHCADFGDNLRKENDVALIIDGKTLKYAMGCDLKKDFLDLCLSCKVVVCCRVSPIQKAEVVELVSRATGAVTLAIGDGANDVAMIQRASVGVGISGVEGLQAVCASDYSIAQFRFLLRLLLVHGAWNYSRISKLILYSFYKNICLYVIELWFAIYSAWSGQILFERWTIGFYNVIFTALPPFAIGLFDKLCSPEIMLRHPVLYIPSQQGLLFNVRVFWIWAVNALLHSVLLFWLPMLLASHHVLWPSGKDGGYLVVGNFVYTYVVLTVCLKAGLATHSWTWVTHFSIWGSVALWFLFILIYSNVYPVVGVGAVMRGMDRMVFSSLVFWFGLLLIPVAALVPDLVVTVIHNSAFKTMTEAVRESEIKKRDPAALLAQPRHSVAEAAHALVRLAQCEYGPRGRRMLLRMPLCTLLTYLSIHFIFLFSKREICPSIGATARSTYFSF from the exons ATGAGGATGAGGCGACGGCATCAGGCGTGTCGGAAGGCCcaggcggcgcggcgggcgacCATCGTATCATTTTTGTCAACCGGCCGCAGCCGCAGAAGTTTGTCAGCAACACAATATCCACCGCCAAGTACAG CGTACCGTCCTTCGTGCCGCTGTTCCTGTTCGAGCAATTCCGGCGCTACTCGAACTGCTTCTTCCTGCTGATCGCGCTGCTGCAGCAGATCCCCGACGTATCTCCCACCGGCCGCTGGACCACGCTCACGCCCCTCGTCCTCATCCTCAGCGTCAGCGCCATCAAGGAAGTCGTCGAGGACTTC AAGCGGCATAGAGCGGACGATGAGACCAACCGCCGCAAGGTGGAGGTGCTGCGCGGCGCCACCTGGCAACTGGTGCGCTGGCAGCGGCTGCAGGTCGGCGACATCTGCCGCGTCCTCAACAACCAGTTCTTCCCCGCGGACCTCGTGCTTCTCGCGTCCAG CGAACCCCAGGGCATATCATTTATCGAAACGTCGAACCTGGACGGCGAGACGAACCTGAAGATCCGTCAGGCGACACCGGAGACTGCGCGGCTCGACAACCTCGGCGCGCTGGCCGACTTCCAGGCCACCATACAGTGCGAGTCGCCCAACAGGCACCTCTACGAGTTCAACGGCATGCTCAAGGAGACCAACACCAG GTCGGTGCCGCTGGCGCTGGACCAGATGCTGCTGCGCGGCGCACTGCTGCGCAACACGGCCTGGGTGCACGGCGTGGTCGTCTACACCGGACACGAGACCAAGCTCATGATGAATTCCACCAAAG CGCCCCTGAAGCGGTCGTCCATCGACAAGCAGACCAACACCCACATCCTGATGCTGTTCATGATCCTGCTGGCGCTGTCGCTGCTGAGCGCCGGCTGCAGCGAGCTGTGGGCGCGCGCTCGTCACACCGACACCGACTGGTACCTCGGCCTCGACG AGGCGCAGAATGCAAATTTCGGATTcaactttttaacatttttgataTTGTACAATAATCTTATTCCTATATCCTTACAAGTGACGGCGGAAATCGTACGATTTTTTCAA GCGAAGTTCATAGCCATGGACGGCGAGATGTACCACGCGGAGTCCGACACCCCCGCCCTCGCCCGCACCTCCAACCTCAACGAGGAGCTGGGCATGGTGCGCTACGTGTTCAGCGACAAGACCGGCACCCTCACCTGCAACGTCATGGACTTCCACAAGTGCTCCATCGCAGAG ATAATTTACAACCGGCCGGGACCCAACGAGAAGTTAGAAGACACGCTGCTGTATCAGAACCTGCAGCGCAACCACCCCACTGCGCCCGTCATCCGCGAGTTCCTCACCATGCTGGCCATCTGCCACACCGTTATACCGGAGCTGGTCGACGGCAAGATCAACTATCACGCCGCCTCGCCAG ACGAGCGCGCGCTGGTGATGGGCGCCGCGTCCTTCGGCTACGTGTTCGAGACGCGCACGCCGGAGGGCGTGGTCGTGCGGCTGGGCGCGGCCGGCCCCGCCTCCTTCTCCGTGCTGCACGTGCTCGCCTTCACCTCCGCGCGCAAGCGCATGTCCGTCATCGTGCGCACCCCCAACG GTCAGATCCGGCTGTACTGCAAGGGCGCGGACTCGGTGATCTACCCGCGGCTGGCGGGCGGGGCGCAGCAGGCGCGCTACGCCCAGGCCACGCTGGCGCACCTCGAGCACTTCGCCGCCGAGGGTCTGCGCACGCTCGTCTTCGCCGTCGCCGACATACCTGATCAAGTCTACGCG GACTGGTGCAACACTTACCACAAGGCGAGCATCGCGATACAGGACCGCGAGCAGAAACTGGAGGAGGCCGCGCTGCTCATCGAGAACAACCTGCGCCTGCTGGGAGCCACCGCCATCGAGGACAAGCTGCAG GACGGCGTGCCGGAAACGATAGCGGCGCTGCTGAAGGCCAACATCAAAGTGTGGGTGCTGACGGGCGACAAGCAGGAGACCGCCATCAACATCGCCCACTCCGCCCGCCTCATACACGCCGCCATGCCGCTCGTGCTGCTCAACGAGGACAGCCTCGAC GGCACGAGGGAGACGCTGTCCCGCCACTGCGCCGACTTCGGCGACAACCTGCGCAAGGAGAACGACGTCGCACTCATCATCGACGGCAAGACCCTCAAGTATGCGATGGGCTGCGACCTCAAGAAGGACTTCCTCGACCTCTGCCTCTCCTGCAAGGTGGTCGTCTGCTGCAGGGTCTCCCCCATACAGAAGGCTGAG GTGGTGGAGCTGGTGTCGCGGGCCACGGGCGCGGTGACGCTGGCCATCGGCGACGGCGCCAACGACGTGGCCATGATCCAGCGCGCCTCCGTCGGCGTCGGCATCTCCGGCGTCGAGGGTCTGCAGGCCGTCTGCGCCTCCGACTACAGCATCGCCCAG TTCCGCTTCCTGCTGCGGCTGCTGCTGGTGCACGGCGCGTGGAACTACTCCCGCATCAGCAAGCTCATCCTCTACTCCTTCTACAAGAACATCTGCCTCTACGTCATCGAGCTCTGGTTCGCGATATACTCCGCCTG GTCCGGACAGATCCTGTTCGAGCGCTGGACCATCGGCTTCTACAACGTGATATTCACGGCGCTGCCGCCCTTCGCCATCGGACTCTTCGACAAGCTGTGCTCGCCCGAGATCATGCTGAGG CATCCGGTGCTGTACATCCCGTCGCAGCAGGGGCTGCTGTTCAACGTGCGCGTCTTCTGGATCTGGGCGGTGAACGCGCTGCTGCACTCGGTGCTGCTGTTCTGGCTGCCCATGCTGCTGGCCAGCCACCACGTGCTGTGGCCCAGCGGCAAGGACGGCGGCTACCTCGTCGTCGGCAACTTCGTCTACACC TACGTGGTGCTGACGGTGTGCCTGAAGGCGGGGCTGGCGACGCACTCGTGGACCTGGGTGACGCACTTCTCCATCTGGGGCTCCGTCGCCCTCTGGTTCCTCTTCATACTCATATACAG CAACGTGTACCCAGTGGTGGGAGTGGGCGCGGTGATGCGGGGGATGGACCGCATGGTGTTCAGCTCGCTGGTGTTCTGGTTCGGGTTGCTGCTGATCCCCGTCGCCGCGCTGGTGCCGGACCTCGTCGTCACTGT TATTCACAACTCTGCGTTCAAGACGATGACGGAGGCGGTGCGCGAGAGCGAGATAAAGAAACGCGACCCCGCCGCGCTCCTCGCACAACCCCGACACTC
- the LOC106709599 gene encoding probable phospholipid-transporting ATPase IA isoform X2, with translation MNNRRLRRDSYQDIAGRDIELSNINYPVQRASYKQRGRLGLRYLWYHAKKWRRMDEDEATASGVSEGPGGAAGDHRIIFVNRPQPQKFVSNTISTAKYSVPSFVPLFLFEQFRRYSNCFFLLIALLQQIPDVSPTGRWTTLTPLVLILSVSAIKEVVEDFKRHRADDETNRRKVEVLRGATWQLVRWQRLQVGDICRVLNNQFFPADLVLLASSEPQGISFIETSNLDGETNLKIRQATPETARLDNLGALADFQATIQCESPNRHLYEFNGMLKETNTRSVPLALDQMLLRGALLRNTAWVHGVVVYTGHETKLMMNSTKAPLKRSSIDKQTNTHILMLFMILLALSLLSAGCSELWARARHTDTDWYLGLDEAQNANFGFNFLTFLILYNNLIPISLQVTAEIVRFFQAKFIAMDGEMYHAESDTPALARTSNLNEELGMVRYVFSDKTGTLTCNVMDFHKCSIAEIIYNRPGPNEKLEDTLLYQNLQRNHPTAPVIREFLTMLAICHTVIPELVDGKINYHAASPDERALVMGAASFGYVFETRTPEGVVVRLGAAGPASFSVLHVLAFTSARKRMSVIVRTPNGQIRLYCKGADSVIYPRLAGGAQQARYAQATLAHLEHFAAEGLRTLVFAVADIPDQVYADWCNTYHKASIAIQDREQKLEEAALLIENNLRLLGATAIEDKLQDGVPETIAALLKANIKVWVLTGDKQETAINIAHSARLIHAAMPLVLLNEDSLDGTRETLSRHCADFGDNLRKENDVALIIDGKTLKYAMGCDLKKDFLDLCLSCKVVVCCRVSPIQKAEVVELVSRATGAVTLAIGDGANDVAMIQRASVGVGISGVEGLQAVCASDYSIAQFRFLLRLLLVHGAWNYSRISKLILYSFYKNICLYVIELWFAIYSAWSGQILFERWTIGFYNVIFTALPPFAIGLFDKLCSPEIMLRHPVLYIPSQQGLLFNVRVFWIWAVNALLHSVLLFWLPMLLASHHVLWPSGKDGGYLVVGNFVYTYVVLTVCLKAGLATHSWTWVTHFSIWGSVALWFLFILIYSNVYPVVGVGAVMRGMDRMVFSSLVFWFGLLLIPVAALVPDLVVTVIHNSAFKTMTEAVRESEIKKRDPAALLAQPRHSILIPFDVSTASWTYLRYMIRGITAIKCLTETARLLQNVRSVFGRRSAAGAAADLELSHGFAFSQEEGGTVSQADVIRAYDTSQPRQTHT, from the exons ATGAGGATGAGGCGACGGCATCAGGCGTGTCGGAAGGCCcaggcggcgcggcgggcgacCATCGTATCATTTTTGTCAACCGGCCGCAGCCGCAGAAGTTTGTCAGCAACACAATATCCACCGCCAAGTACAG CGTACCGTCCTTCGTGCCGCTGTTCCTGTTCGAGCAATTCCGGCGCTACTCGAACTGCTTCTTCCTGCTGATCGCGCTGCTGCAGCAGATCCCCGACGTATCTCCCACCGGCCGCTGGACCACGCTCACGCCCCTCGTCCTCATCCTCAGCGTCAGCGCCATCAAGGAAGTCGTCGAGGACTTC AAGCGGCATAGAGCGGACGATGAGACCAACCGCCGCAAGGTGGAGGTGCTGCGCGGCGCCACCTGGCAACTGGTGCGCTGGCAGCGGCTGCAGGTCGGCGACATCTGCCGCGTCCTCAACAACCAGTTCTTCCCCGCGGACCTCGTGCTTCTCGCGTCCAG CGAACCCCAGGGCATATCATTTATCGAAACGTCGAACCTGGACGGCGAGACGAACCTGAAGATCCGTCAGGCGACACCGGAGACTGCGCGGCTCGACAACCTCGGCGCGCTGGCCGACTTCCAGGCCACCATACAGTGCGAGTCGCCCAACAGGCACCTCTACGAGTTCAACGGCATGCTCAAGGAGACCAACACCAG GTCGGTGCCGCTGGCGCTGGACCAGATGCTGCTGCGCGGCGCACTGCTGCGCAACACGGCCTGGGTGCACGGCGTGGTCGTCTACACCGGACACGAGACCAAGCTCATGATGAATTCCACCAAAG CGCCCCTGAAGCGGTCGTCCATCGACAAGCAGACCAACACCCACATCCTGATGCTGTTCATGATCCTGCTGGCGCTGTCGCTGCTGAGCGCCGGCTGCAGCGAGCTGTGGGCGCGCGCTCGTCACACCGACACCGACTGGTACCTCGGCCTCGACG AGGCGCAGAATGCAAATTTCGGATTcaactttttaacatttttgataTTGTACAATAATCTTATTCCTATATCCTTACAAGTGACGGCGGAAATCGTACGATTTTTTCAA GCGAAGTTCATAGCCATGGACGGCGAGATGTACCACGCGGAGTCCGACACCCCCGCCCTCGCCCGCACCTCCAACCTCAACGAGGAGCTGGGCATGGTGCGCTACGTGTTCAGCGACAAGACCGGCACCCTCACCTGCAACGTCATGGACTTCCACAAGTGCTCCATCGCAGAG ATAATTTACAACCGGCCGGGACCCAACGAGAAGTTAGAAGACACGCTGCTGTATCAGAACCTGCAGCGCAACCACCCCACTGCGCCCGTCATCCGCGAGTTCCTCACCATGCTGGCCATCTGCCACACCGTTATACCGGAGCTGGTCGACGGCAAGATCAACTATCACGCCGCCTCGCCAG ACGAGCGCGCGCTGGTGATGGGCGCCGCGTCCTTCGGCTACGTGTTCGAGACGCGCACGCCGGAGGGCGTGGTCGTGCGGCTGGGCGCGGCCGGCCCCGCCTCCTTCTCCGTGCTGCACGTGCTCGCCTTCACCTCCGCGCGCAAGCGCATGTCCGTCATCGTGCGCACCCCCAACG GTCAGATCCGGCTGTACTGCAAGGGCGCGGACTCGGTGATCTACCCGCGGCTGGCGGGCGGGGCGCAGCAGGCGCGCTACGCCCAGGCCACGCTGGCGCACCTCGAGCACTTCGCCGCCGAGGGTCTGCGCACGCTCGTCTTCGCCGTCGCCGACATACCTGATCAAGTCTACGCG GACTGGTGCAACACTTACCACAAGGCGAGCATCGCGATACAGGACCGCGAGCAGAAACTGGAGGAGGCCGCGCTGCTCATCGAGAACAACCTGCGCCTGCTGGGAGCCACCGCCATCGAGGACAAGCTGCAG GACGGCGTGCCGGAAACGATAGCGGCGCTGCTGAAGGCCAACATCAAAGTGTGGGTGCTGACGGGCGACAAGCAGGAGACCGCCATCAACATCGCCCACTCCGCCCGCCTCATACACGCCGCCATGCCGCTCGTGCTGCTCAACGAGGACAGCCTCGAC GGCACGAGGGAGACGCTGTCCCGCCACTGCGCCGACTTCGGCGACAACCTGCGCAAGGAGAACGACGTCGCACTCATCATCGACGGCAAGACCCTCAAGTATGCGATGGGCTGCGACCTCAAGAAGGACTTCCTCGACCTCTGCCTCTCCTGCAAGGTGGTCGTCTGCTGCAGGGTCTCCCCCATACAGAAGGCTGAG GTGGTGGAGCTGGTGTCGCGGGCCACGGGCGCGGTGACGCTGGCCATCGGCGACGGCGCCAACGACGTGGCCATGATCCAGCGCGCCTCCGTCGGCGTCGGCATCTCCGGCGTCGAGGGTCTGCAGGCCGTCTGCGCCTCCGACTACAGCATCGCCCAG TTCCGCTTCCTGCTGCGGCTGCTGCTGGTGCACGGCGCGTGGAACTACTCCCGCATCAGCAAGCTCATCCTCTACTCCTTCTACAAGAACATCTGCCTCTACGTCATCGAGCTCTGGTTCGCGATATACTCCGCCTG GTCCGGACAGATCCTGTTCGAGCGCTGGACCATCGGCTTCTACAACGTGATATTCACGGCGCTGCCGCCCTTCGCCATCGGACTCTTCGACAAGCTGTGCTCGCCCGAGATCATGCTGAGG CATCCGGTGCTGTACATCCCGTCGCAGCAGGGGCTGCTGTTCAACGTGCGCGTCTTCTGGATCTGGGCGGTGAACGCGCTGCTGCACTCGGTGCTGCTGTTCTGGCTGCCCATGCTGCTGGCCAGCCACCACGTGCTGTGGCCCAGCGGCAAGGACGGCGGCTACCTCGTCGTCGGCAACTTCGTCTACACC TACGTGGTGCTGACGGTGTGCCTGAAGGCGGGGCTGGCGACGCACTCGTGGACCTGGGTGACGCACTTCTCCATCTGGGGCTCCGTCGCCCTCTGGTTCCTCTTCATACTCATATACAG CAACGTGTACCCAGTGGTGGGAGTGGGCGCGGTGATGCGGGGGATGGACCGCATGGTGTTCAGCTCGCTGGTGTTCTGGTTCGGGTTGCTGCTGATCCCCGTCGCCGCGCTGGTGCCGGACCTCGTCGTCACTGT TATTCACAACTCTGCGTTCAAGACGATGACGGAGGCGGTGCGCGAGAGCGAGATAAAGAAACGCGACCCCGCCGCGCTCCTCGCACAACCCCGACACTC GATACTGATTCCATTTGATGTTTCTACTGCAAGTTGGACATACCTGAGATATATGATTAGAGGAATCACAGCCATAAAATG